The following coding sequences lie in one Gemmatimonadota bacterium genomic window:
- a CDS encoding ABC transporter permease, with the protein MTTQPSATTSPVSPRAASLRGVVLGLATSPRAGLIGVLLVLAAILTAAAGTHPDRVTGLPVNNFLNVYTLIQMATDASGFAIMGVGATIVIISGGIDLSVGAIFALSEVAMALVLREAGPLPPGATLALGLGTCITVSLLCGLANGVMVIGLGVHPFIITLGMMWVLRGLAFVVSHAESILVPQALTHVAKASLGMGTALYPVPLLAMLAVTGAGSLYLTRTVPGRHIFAIGGNREAARYSGLSLDRIQLGVYVVSGLTAGIAAFLGAAFYGSATSSDANGYELYVIASAVVGGASLIGGKGSAVSAMLGALLIVTLRQAIRTLHLDQNYEWIIIGTAMIGAVVLDQGGSRLLARRMARRAVQTRSEGGSRD; encoded by the coding sequence ATGACCACCCAGCCATCTGCCACCACGTCGCCCGTTTCTCCCCGTGCCGCCTCGCTCCGAGGCGTGGTGCTCGGCCTCGCCACATCTCCACGCGCGGGCCTCATCGGGGTGCTGCTGGTGCTCGCTGCGATCCTGACTGCAGCTGCGGGAACACATCCTGACCGCGTGACCGGATTGCCGGTCAACAATTTCCTCAATGTCTACACGCTGATCCAGATGGCCACCGATGCCAGCGGCTTCGCCATCATGGGTGTTGGCGCGACCATCGTGATCATCTCCGGCGGGATCGATCTCTCGGTCGGCGCCATCTTCGCACTTTCGGAAGTCGCAATGGCGTTGGTCCTGCGCGAAGCAGGGCCGCTCCCTCCCGGTGCGACCCTGGCTCTTGGCCTGGGCACCTGCATCACGGTATCGCTGCTCTGCGGTCTCGCCAACGGTGTAATGGTGATCGGCCTCGGCGTGCATCCCTTCATCATCACGCTGGGGATGATGTGGGTGCTCCGGGGCCTGGCCTTTGTGGTGAGTCACGCTGAGAGCATCCTCGTCCCGCAGGCGCTCACACACGTCGCCAAGGCCTCACTGGGGATGGGCACTGCGCTCTATCCGGTGCCGCTGCTGGCGATGCTCGCCGTGACCGGTGCTGGCAGTCTCTACCTGACGCGTACGGTGCCGGGGCGGCACATCTTTGCGATCGGTGGCAATCGCGAGGCGGCGCGCTATTCCGGGCTCTCCCTCGACCGGATCCAGCTTGGCGTCTATGTCGTGTCGGGGCTGACAGCCGGCATCGCCGCCTTTCTCGGCGCAGCATTCTACGGCTCGGCCACCTCGTCCGATGCCAACGGCTACGAGCTCTACGTGATCGCCTCTGCCGTGGTCGGTGGCGCTTCCCTCATCGGCGGCAAGGGGAGCGCGGTGAGCGCGATGCTGGGCGCACTCCTCATCGTCACCCTGCGCCAGGCGATTCGCACGCTGCACCTCGACCAGAATTACGAATGGATCATCATCGGGACGGCGATGATCGGGGCGGTTGTCCTCGATCAGGGCGGTTCCCGGCTACTCGCTCGCCGCATGGCGCGTCGTGCCGTGCAGACCCGATCGGAGGGGGGATCTCGTGACTAG